From Panicum hallii strain FIL2 chromosome 2, PHallii_v3.1, whole genome shotgun sequence, a single genomic window includes:
- the LOC112882306 gene encoding protein FLX-like 1 produces the protein MAGRHRNPLPHSYPRGGGAGNHPHPPPLRHPHHPHLPPHHHIDDYREPQRLPPRHHPDDFRDPPRLPPGHPDSFLEQQQPPHLRHFAGYGHGGGPLPLPPQPHMLAALEERLGAEIDEAHALLAQNQRLAATHVALVQEVAAARHELGHTARALASAQEEGDLRLREVYERSMKMEAELRAVHEMRAELAQDRLYIQNLGAARQELMGQVQGLTQDLARSAEDLQKVSALKAEIQEIKHETQHLRSGIELEKKGYAESYEQGQEMQKNLISVASEVEKLRAEVANAENRSRAVMSAGNQGYVGSYGNPKGNFAPNPYNTGYSMNQANAADSASQYGPGATHASWGAYDMQRASGRR, from the exons ATGGCCGGCCGCCACCGCAACCCACTTCCCCACTCCTACCcccgcggcggtggcgctggcaaCCACCCGCATCCTCCTCCGCTCCGCCACCCGCACCACCCCCACCTCCCGCCCCACCACCACATCGACGACTACCGCGAGCCGCAGCGCCTGCCCCCGCGCCACCACCCCGACGACTTCCGCGACCCGCCCCGCCTGCCGCCCGGTCACCCCGACAGCTTCctcgagcagcagcagccgcctcATCTCCGCCATTTTGCGGGCtacggccacggcggcggcccccTCCCCCTGCCGCCCCAGCCGCACAtgctggcggcgctggaggagCGGCTCGGCGCTGAGATCGACGAGGCGCACGCGCTGCTCGCGCAGAACCAGCGGCTGGCCGCGACGCACGTGGCGCTCGTGCAGGAGGTCGCCGCCGCGCGGCACGAGCTCGGCCACACCGCGCGCGCTCTGGCCTCCGCTCAGGAGGAGGGCGACCTACGTCTTCGCGAG GTCTATGAGAGATCAATGAAGATGGAAGCAGAGCTTCGGGCAGTACATGAAATGAGAGCAGAGCTTGCACAAGATCGTCTGTACATTCAAAACCTGGGTGCAGCAAGGCAGGAACTCATGGGCCAGGTCCAGGGGTTAACACAGGATTTGGCTCGTTCAGCAGAAGACTTGCAGAAGGTGTCTGCACTAAAAGCTGAGATCCAGGAGATCAAACACGAAACACAGCATTTGAG ATCTGGTATTGAGCTTGAGAAGAAAGGATATGCCGAGAGTTATGAGCAGGGACAAGAGATGCAGAAGAATTTAATTTCAGTGGCTTCTGAAGTGGAGAAACTCCGAGCTGAGGTTGCTAACGCGGAGAACAGATCACGGGCCGTTATGTCTGCAGGAAATCAAG GTTATGTTGGAAGCTATGGGAATCCCAAGGGCAATTTTGCCCCAAATCCTTATAACACTGGTTACAGCATGAATCAA GCAaatgctgctgattctgcctCCCAGTATGGACCTGGCGCAACACATGCTTCATGGGGTGCCTATGACATGCAAAGGGCATCTGGGCGGAGATAA
- the LOC112882307 gene encoding SH3 domain-containing protein 3, whose product MEALRKQASKFKEQVAKQQQAVIKQFSTTGYERSDSVVIDEVELQRHQQLDKFYSSTRSGRDFQKDIVRAAEGLVSIGNKHIEVGTKFSEDCYRYGGENNASDEALAKAASLYGGALRNIEKEYEDFNRTLSSQIIDPLRAMSMGTPLEDARGLAQRYSRMRHEAEILSAEIARRKARVREAPIPEHTTKLQQSEAKMIEHKASMAVLGKEAAAALAAVESQQQRVTLQRLVGMVEAEKLFYLRLAAILDDVEAEMSSEKQKRESAPPIISSHKRAEKAQYFLAEAVHNFNGTTEKELSLIVGDYVVVRQIAPNGWAEGECRGKAGWFPAAYVERRENIPPNKVFPQA is encoded by the exons ATGGAGGCGCTGAGGAAGCAGGCGAGCAAGTTCAAGGAGCAGGTCGCCAAGCAGCAGCAG GCTGTTATAAAGCAGTTCAGTACTACTGGTTATGAGCGCTCAGATTCTGTTGTAATTGATGAGGTTGAACTACAGAGACATCAACAGCTCGACAAATTTTATAGCTCTACTCGTTCTGGAAGG GATTTCCAGAAGGACATTGTTAGAGCAGCTGAAGGTTTGGTATCTATTGGAAACAAGCATATTGAAGTGG GAACAAAATTTTCAGAGGACTGCTATAGATATGGAGGTGAAAATAATGCGAGTGATGAAGCCCTTGCAAAAGCAGCATCATTATACGGAGGTGCTTTGAGAAATATTGAGAAAGAGTATGAAGATTTCAACAGAACTTTATCTTCCCAG ATTATAGACCCATTGAGGGCAATGTCTATGGGCACACCCCTGGAAGATGCTCGTGGTCTTGCGCAGCGTTATAGCCGGATGAGACATGAAGCTGAGATCCTT TCTGCTGAAATTGCCAGAAGAAAGGCACGGGTCAGAGAAGCTCCAATTCCGGAGCACACTACAAAGCTTCAACAGTCCGAAGCTAAAATGATAGAGCACAAAGCAAGTATGGCTGTGTTAGGAAAGGAAGCAGCAGCTGCACTTGCGGCTGTTGAATCTCAGCAGCAACGGGTAACCCTTCAGCGGCTGGTTGGCATG GTAGAAGCAGAAAAATTATTCTATCTGAGATTAGCTGCAATACTTGATGACGTTGAGGCTGAG ATGTCCTCTGAGAAGCAGAAGAGAGAATCTGCACCACCTATTATATCTTCTCATAAGCGTGCTGAGAAAGCCCAATATTTCCTTGCTGAG GCAGTGCATAACTTCAATGGGACCACAGAGAAGGAACTGAGCTTAATTGTTGGCGATTATGTTGTTGTTCGTCAG ATTGCTCCCAACGGTTGGGCTGAAGGAGAATGCCGAGGGAAGGCCGGGTGGTTCCCGGCCGCCTATGTTGAGCGGCGTGAAAATATCCCACCCAATAAAGTTTTCCCACAAGCATAA